One genomic segment of Trueperaceae bacterium includes these proteins:
- a CDS encoding cyclin-dependent kinase inhibitor 3 family protein — protein MPLQRRTSESDPIEVFWVDRAAHGTAGRLGLTFAPGKKGAGAATGATWDRDLATDLDRLRHHHGVDLLVSLMEGFEYRLLGVPDLLDEARARGIEVLRLPIVDGSVPRPGDLPEVRELVRSVREAMLAGRTAVIHCRGGQGRTGTIAALVVATFGHEPREAIGIVREAQPWAVENPLQERYVEETAPLLRALPGEAR, from the coding sequence CCGACCCCATCGAGGTCTTCTGGGTCGACCGGGCCGCACACGGCACGGCGGGCCGGCTGGGGCTGACCTTCGCGCCGGGCAAGAAGGGCGCCGGGGCTGCCACCGGCGCGACGTGGGACCGCGACCTGGCGACGGACCTCGACCGCCTGCGCCACCACCACGGCGTCGACCTGCTCGTGTCCCTGATGGAGGGCTTCGAGTACCGCCTGCTCGGCGTACCCGACCTCCTCGACGAGGCCCGCGCCCGCGGCATCGAGGTCCTCCGGCTGCCGATCGTGGACGGCAGCGTGCCGCGGCCGGGCGACCTGCCCGAGGTGCGCGAGCTGGTGCGGTCCGTCCGCGAGGCGATGCTGGCCGGGCGCACCGCCGTCATCCACTGCCGCGGGGGTCAGGGGCGCACGGGCACCATCGCGGCGCTGGTGGTGGCCACGTTCGGCCACGAGCCGCGCGAGGCCATCGGCATCGTGCGCGAGGCGCAGCCCTGGGCGGTGGAGAACCCCCTGCAGGAGAGGTACGTCGAGGAGACGGCGCCGCTGCTGCGAGCGCTCCCCGGCGAAGCTCGCTAG